The following are encoded in a window of Pyxidicoccus trucidator genomic DNA:
- a CDS encoding zinc-regulated TonB-dependent outer membrane receptor gives MSTVSWRPNGAFIVVSIVTLLSAASAAAQESTPPDAGQPGADAGTAAEATESPPAELSPEEMAEIEKALGGDGTGQQNAPAGTASAPQSSPGGSALSLPGMNTGGTSFLDLSLVLDVAAAAFTAKEPLQTGGHDPTRNGFNLQQLELSIGSVVDPYFRFDANIVFAQFGVEIEEAYGTTLALPANLQVRAGQFLTRFGRLNGTHPHAWDFVDQPFAVGRVFGGEGNRGLGTELSWLTPLPWYVELIGSITDATGEGTARSFLGASAERVLSPLDLQLTGAVKQFFSLSDDLSLLWGLSGATGPNPTGYRNRTDVYGTDVYLRYRPITEASTTLVTLQAEGFYRRRQVPDDVLTDFSAYAQVAWRFSQRWATALRYELGTPASGDSAEVVDPLDPEWTEDRHRVSAAVTFWPTEFSRLRLQGAMDNAGWRESPDYSVFLALELVTGAHGAHAF, from the coding sequence GTGTCCACTGTTTCATGGCGTCCCAACGGCGCCTTCATCGTCGTGTCCATCGTCACCCTCCTGTCCGCCGCCAGCGCCGCGGCCCAGGAGTCCACGCCTCCTGACGCGGGCCAGCCCGGGGCCGACGCCGGCACGGCCGCGGAGGCCACGGAGTCCCCGCCCGCCGAGCTCAGCCCGGAGGAGATGGCGGAAATCGAGAAGGCGCTGGGCGGCGACGGCACCGGCCAGCAGAACGCGCCCGCCGGCACCGCCAGCGCGCCGCAGTCCTCGCCCGGTGGCAGCGCGCTCTCGCTGCCGGGGATGAACACCGGCGGCACCAGCTTCCTGGACCTGAGCCTCGTGCTGGACGTGGCGGCGGCGGCCTTCACCGCGAAGGAGCCCCTCCAGACGGGCGGACACGACCCCACCCGCAACGGCTTCAACCTCCAGCAGTTGGAGCTGTCCATCGGCTCGGTGGTGGACCCGTACTTCCGCTTCGACGCCAACATCGTCTTCGCCCAGTTCGGCGTGGAGATTGAAGAGGCGTACGGCACCACGCTGGCGCTGCCCGCGAATCTCCAGGTGCGCGCGGGCCAGTTCCTCACGCGCTTCGGGCGCCTCAATGGCACCCACCCGCATGCGTGGGACTTCGTGGACCAGCCCTTCGCGGTGGGCCGCGTCTTCGGCGGCGAGGGCAACCGCGGCCTGGGCACGGAGCTGTCGTGGCTCACGCCGCTGCCCTGGTACGTGGAGCTCATCGGCAGCATCACGGACGCCACGGGTGAGGGCACCGCGCGCAGCTTCCTGGGCGCGTCCGCCGAGCGCGTGCTGTCGCCGCTGGACCTGCAGCTCACCGGCGCGGTGAAGCAGTTCTTCTCGCTGTCGGATGACTTGTCGCTGCTGTGGGGCCTGTCCGGCGCCACCGGCCCCAACCCCACCGGCTACCGCAACCGCACGGACGTGTACGGCACGGACGTGTACCTGCGCTACCGCCCCATCACCGAGGCGAGCACCACGCTCGTCACCCTCCAGGCGGAGGGCTTCTACCGCCGCCGCCAGGTGCCCGACGACGTGCTGACCGACTTCAGCGCCTACGCCCAGGTCGCGTGGCGCTTCTCCCAGCGGTGGGCCACCGCGCTGCGCTACGAGCTGGGCACGCCCGCGAGCGGCGACAGCGCCGAGGTCGTGGACCCGCTGGACCCGGAGTGGACGGAGGACCGGCACCGCGTCTCCGCCGCCGTCACCTTCTGGCCCACCGAGTTCTCCCGCCTGCGCCTCCAGGGCGCCATGGACAACGCCGGCTGGCGCGAGTCGCCGGACTACTCCGTCTTCCTCGCCCTGGAGCTGGTCACCGGCGCCCACGGCGCCCACGCCTTCTAA
- a CDS encoding isochorismatase family protein has protein sequence MPTFRLTLDQTALLVVDIQERLCAAMDRDTLDRMLMRTNAAIEGARALGLPIILTEQYPKGLGPTHSLVRMRLGDVKPVEKLEFSAAVPEVLAALGQRRQVLVAGMEAHICVFQTVRDLVERGLSPFLLADAVLSRSAEDRRVGLDLCRDAGAQVATVETALFDLLGRAGTPEFKKVSAAVR, from the coding sequence ATGCCCACCTTCCGCCTCACGCTGGACCAGACCGCGCTGCTCGTCGTGGACATCCAGGAGCGGCTGTGCGCCGCCATGGACCGGGACACACTGGACCGGATGCTCATGCGCACCAACGCCGCCATCGAAGGGGCGCGCGCGCTCGGCCTCCCCATCATCCTCACGGAGCAGTACCCCAAGGGGCTGGGCCCCACGCACTCGCTGGTGCGCATGCGCCTGGGGGACGTGAAGCCGGTGGAGAAGCTGGAGTTCAGCGCGGCCGTGCCGGAGGTGCTGGCGGCGCTCGGTCAGCGGAGGCAGGTGCTGGTGGCCGGCATGGAGGCGCACATCTGCGTCTTCCAGACGGTGAGAGACCTGGTCGAGCGCGGGCTGTCGCCCTTCCTGCTGGCGGACGCGGTGCTGTCGCGCTCGGCGGAGGACCGCCGGGTGGGGTTGGACCTGTGCCGGGATGCTGGCGCGCAGGTCGCCACCGTGGAGACCGCGCTGTTCGATTTGCTCGGGCGCGCGGGCACGCCCGAGTTCAAGAAGGTCTCCGCCGCGGTCCGCTGA
- the folE gene encoding GTP cyclohydrolase I has product MARAVEDFLRAAGLSLQDANLVNTPQRVADAWMCEFLDGYARTPEEVLGKTYAAPKGSAGEMVLVTDLRFHSMCPHHLLPFTGRAHVAYVPGGRVVGFSRLSALVDCFAHRLTLQEDLARNVASALSRVLGSPATACIIEAEQSCMRLRGDKQRDAVTHAEAYEGTLRRDGPLRRELWARLGSRR; this is encoded by the coding sequence ATGGCCCGCGCGGTGGAAGACTTCCTGCGCGCCGCGGGCCTGTCCCTCCAGGACGCCAACCTCGTGAACACGCCCCAGCGCGTGGCCGACGCCTGGATGTGCGAGTTCCTCGACGGCTATGCCCGCACGCCCGAGGAGGTGCTGGGGAAGACGTATGCCGCACCGAAGGGCTCGGCCGGGGAGATGGTGCTGGTGACGGACCTGCGCTTCCACTCCATGTGTCCGCACCACCTGCTGCCCTTCACCGGCCGTGCCCACGTGGCCTACGTGCCGGGTGGACGCGTGGTGGGCTTCAGCCGGCTGTCGGCGCTGGTGGACTGCTTCGCGCACCGGCTCACCCTCCAGGAGGACCTGGCGCGCAACGTGGCCAGCGCCCTGTCGCGTGTGCTCGGCAGCCCCGCCACCGCCTGCATCATCGAGGCGGAGCAGTCCTGCATGCGGCTGCGTGGCGACAAGCAGCGTGACGCCGTCACCCATGCCGAGGCCTACGAGGGCACCCTGCGGCGCGACGGGCCGCTGCGCCGTGAGCTGTGGGCGCGGCTGGGGTCCCGGCGATGA
- a CDS encoding Rieske (2Fe-2S) protein, with translation MQGPPDGTFIPVATLADLDDRGRAVVSVDGTRVALVRVEGHLHALEDTCPHRGGPLSEGDLDGHVLHCPLHAWPFDVRTGRCSRQPDARVRIYEVRVEGEHILVAASGSFPAR, from the coding sequence ATGCAAGGACCCCCGGACGGAACGTTCATTCCGGTAGCGACGCTGGCCGACCTGGACGACCGGGGCCGGGCGGTGGTGTCGGTGGACGGCACCCGGGTGGCGCTCGTCCGGGTGGAAGGGCACCTCCATGCCCTGGAAGACACCTGCCCCCACCGGGGAGGGCCGCTCTCGGAGGGAGACCTGGACGGGCACGTGCTGCACTGCCCGCTGCATGCCTGGCCGTTCGACGTCCGGACGGGGCGGTGCTCGCGGCAACCGGACGCCCGTGTCCGCATCTACGAAGTGCGCGTCGAGGGCGAGCACATCCTCGTGGCCGCATCGGGTAGCTTCCCGGCCCGCTGA
- a CDS encoding metal ABC transporter substrate-binding protein: MRPFRLLAALCAALTVLTALPARADLNVVTTVPDLAALTKAVGGDHVQVQSLALSSQDPHFVDAKPNLALALNRADLLISIGLDLEIGWLPNLQLGARNSRILVGNTGFLNASQFPRILEIPPGKVDRSAGDVHPGGNPHYLYDPRQALAVARGITERLAQLDSKNAAAYRANLAKFTEELEKARVGWEQRLTGLKGAPIIAHHRTMAYLADWLGFEPIAFLEPKPGIPPNPSHIASVLVQGRQRKARMVLIESYYQDTPAKLVASKIPAPVVTLHGGTDFRAGETYIQHVGEMVDRLEKALTGKGG; encoded by the coding sequence ATGCGACCCTTCCGTCTCCTCGCGGCCCTGTGCGCCGCCCTCACCGTCCTCACCGCCCTGCCCGCGCGCGCGGACCTCAACGTCGTCACCACCGTGCCGGACCTGGCCGCGCTCACCAAGGCCGTGGGGGGCGACCATGTCCAGGTGCAGTCCCTGGCGCTGTCCAGCCAGGACCCGCACTTCGTGGACGCCAAGCCCAACCTCGCGCTGGCGCTCAACCGCGCCGACCTGCTCATCAGCATCGGCCTGGACCTGGAGATTGGCTGGCTGCCCAACCTCCAGCTGGGCGCGCGCAACTCGCGCATCCTGGTGGGCAACACCGGCTTCCTCAACGCCTCGCAGTTCCCCCGCATCCTGGAGATTCCGCCGGGCAAGGTGGACCGCAGCGCGGGCGACGTCCACCCGGGCGGCAATCCGCACTACCTCTATGACCCCAGGCAGGCGCTGGCGGTGGCGCGCGGCATCACCGAGCGGTTGGCGCAGCTGGACTCGAAGAACGCGGCGGCCTACCGCGCCAACCTGGCGAAGTTCACCGAGGAGCTGGAGAAGGCGCGCGTGGGCTGGGAGCAGCGGCTGACAGGCCTGAAGGGCGCGCCCATCATCGCGCACCACCGGACGATGGCGTACCTGGCGGACTGGCTGGGCTTCGAGCCCATCGCCTTCCTGGAGCCCAAGCCGGGCATTCCCCCCAACCCGTCCCACATCGCCAGCGTGCTGGTGCAGGGCCGGCAGCGCAAGGCGCGCATGGTGCTCATCGAGAGCTACTACCAGGACACGCCCGCGAAGCTGGTGGCCTCCAAGATTCCGGCCCCCGTCGTCACCCTCCATGGCGGCACGGACTTCCGCGCGGGTGAGACGTACATCCAGCACGTCGGCGAGATGGTGGACCGCCTGGAGAAGGCGCTCACCGGCAAGGGGGGCTGA
- a CDS encoding metal ABC transporter ATP-binding protein: MKTGEPTEPKGGEHAVPPTFTPGEPLLTCEQLVIGYGDKPMLPPIDMVIRRGQFVAVVGRNGSGKSTWFKTLLGMIEPVSGTIRRASPAMRSAYVPQSSAIDSLLPLRARELTAWGRLRGWSFLWPFSRKVDRDAVESALETAGAKAIAPRQYRELSEGQKQRTLLARLIATEADLVLLDEPTAAMDAVAERETMQRLCALARKRGLGVVVVVHDLEVAAEHADILFFVDRETSAFVVGDARTVFCHPAFRRQYGDEYCQRAPEGPHRGNDAR; this comes from the coding sequence GTGAAGACCGGTGAACCGACGGAACCCAAGGGCGGCGAGCACGCGGTGCCCCCCACCTTCACGCCCGGCGAGCCGCTGCTCACGTGCGAGCAGCTGGTCATCGGCTACGGCGACAAGCCGATGCTGCCGCCCATCGACATGGTCATCCGGCGCGGCCAGTTCGTCGCGGTGGTGGGCCGCAATGGCTCCGGCAAGAGCACCTGGTTCAAGACGCTGCTCGGCATGATTGAGCCGGTGTCCGGCACCATCCGCCGCGCGTCGCCGGCGATGCGCAGCGCGTACGTGCCGCAGTCGTCCGCCATCGACTCGCTGCTGCCGCTCCGGGCGCGGGAGCTGACCGCCTGGGGCCGGCTGCGCGGGTGGAGCTTCCTGTGGCCGTTCTCCCGGAAGGTGGACCGCGACGCGGTGGAGAGCGCGCTGGAGACCGCCGGAGCCAAGGCCATTGCCCCGCGGCAGTACCGCGAGCTGTCGGAGGGCCAGAAGCAGCGCACGCTGCTGGCGCGGCTCATCGCCACCGAGGCGGACCTGGTGCTGCTGGACGAGCCCACCGCCGCCATGGACGCCGTCGCCGAGCGCGAGACGATGCAGCGGCTGTGCGCGCTGGCGCGCAAGCGCGGCCTGGGCGTGGTGGTGGTGGTCCACGACCTGGAAGTGGCCGCCGAGCACGCCGACATCCTGTTCTTCGTGGACCGGGAGACGTCCGCCTTCGTGGTGGGCGACGCCCGGACCGTGTTCTGCCACCCCGCCTTCCGTCGTCAGTACGGCGACGAGTACTGCCAACGCGCACCCGAGGGACCCCACCGTGGAAACGACGCTCGCTGA
- a CDS encoding MerC domain-containing protein: MLTALDTTTTTNSRWDGVGQFLSALCIVHCVLLPMVLGLLPVAVAGVLADEAIHRWLLALVAVSALAAFVPGWRVHRRASALGLAALGVGLLAGGAFLVPEDAAGPWETGLTLLGGGVMAVAHGRNRTLCRDCCPAEAT, encoded by the coding sequence TTGTTGACCGCTTTGGATACGACGACGACGACGAATTCACGCTGGGACGGCGTGGGGCAGTTCCTCTCCGCGCTGTGCATCGTCCACTGTGTGTTGCTGCCCATGGTGCTGGGCCTCCTGCCGGTGGCGGTGGCCGGAGTGCTGGCGGACGAGGCCATCCACCGCTGGCTGCTCGCGCTGGTGGCGGTGAGCGCGCTGGCGGCCTTCGTGCCGGGCTGGCGCGTGCACCGGCGGGCCTCCGCGCTGGGGCTCGCCGCGCTGGGGGTGGGGCTGCTGGCGGGCGGGGCCTTCCTCGTGCCGGAGGACGCCGCCGGGCCGTGGGAGACGGGCCTCACGCTGCTGGGCGGCGGGGTGATGGCGGTGGCCCATGGGCGCAACCGCACGCTGTGCCGGGACTGTTGTCCTGCCGAAGCGACGTGA
- a CDS encoding metal ABC transporter permease yields METTLAEPSKWQEFIAGFELFRDPLLCALIAGGVLGFLSVYVVLRRMVFVSAAVAQSAGLGVALAFFATIHLGVHVEPVVGATVMALAATLLLMTEPAKLRLTRESLLGLAYALAGGAAVLIGDRIAQEAHDIQGILFGTAVLVTPEQLHTVMVAGALVMFIQLWWYRGITFASFDRIGAHVQELPVRLLDAVLMVSIGVMVGVCARALGALPVFAFSTLSAIAALMLDFRLPATFFIATLAGAISGVGGYLFAYFFDFPVGGSQTVLAGALVALAMGARSLMGLFQRAR; encoded by the coding sequence GTGGAAACGACGCTCGCTGAACCCTCCAAGTGGCAGGAGTTCATCGCGGGGTTCGAGCTGTTCAGGGACCCGCTGCTGTGCGCCCTCATCGCCGGAGGCGTGCTGGGCTTCCTCAGCGTCTACGTGGTGCTGCGGCGCATGGTGTTCGTCAGCGCCGCGGTGGCCCAGTCCGCCGGCCTGGGCGTGGCCCTGGCCTTCTTCGCGACCATCCACCTGGGTGTCCACGTGGAGCCCGTGGTGGGCGCCACCGTCATGGCCCTGGCGGCCACGCTGCTGCTGATGACGGAGCCCGCCAAGCTGCGGCTGACGCGAGAGAGCCTGCTCGGCCTGGCCTATGCGCTGGCCGGCGGCGCGGCCGTGCTCATCGGCGACCGCATCGCCCAGGAGGCCCATGACATCCAGGGCATCCTCTTCGGCACGGCGGTGCTGGTGACGCCCGAGCAGCTCCACACGGTGATGGTGGCCGGCGCGCTGGTGATGTTCATCCAGCTCTGGTGGTACCGGGGCATCACCTTCGCCAGCTTCGACCGGATTGGCGCCCACGTGCAGGAGCTGCCGGTGCGCCTGCTGGACGCGGTGCTGATGGTCTCCATCGGCGTCATGGTGGGCGTGTGCGCCCGAGCCCTGGGCGCGCTGCCGGTGTTCGCCTTCTCCACCCTGTCCGCCATCGCCGCGCTGATGCTGGACTTCCGGCTGCCAGCGACGTTCTTCATCGCCACCCTCGCGGGCGCCATCTCCGGCGTGGGCGGCTACCTCTTCGCGTACTTCTTCGACTTCCCGGTGGGCGGCTCGCAGACGGTGCTCGCCGGGGCGTTGGTGGCGCTGGCCATGGGCGCCCGTTCCCTCATGGGCCTGTTCCAGCGGGCACGCTGA
- a CDS encoding tetratricopeptide repeat protein, translated as MLARLLRADEPSIYIQVPWEDVADDALPPPPLREGLGTAHLEVRTRVPLAQAYFDQGLRLLHLGWGAEARRAFAEAARQDPELAMAWWGLALTRGPGARFAGPRAEATRRALALSEGSSDLEQRYVVAASLLADKGPANGRQAFVRDMECLVDRYPEDAEARLLLAGFLLDGYETDGRPGQGQPYAQALLRELLRTHPDHAGVHHAWVQAMLHSARPEAALESARRLVQLAPAASPALLAAGRLLQRVGRGDEARRALEAAVVSDDAYLAREALPAPAAPSAEAAMRLLAQGCLEAGQYTEAQSWARRLRHRVEGAGSEPQALVFAALSMVSAHLRFGFCRAAADVPLELQESATLADRALRDGVRHYTRGVSALEAGKLVEAERACDALDALHPPLSEERRSEGRFLCPRDVARVVEVAAHELRGSLEARRGDTGRAEATLTRALRLERRLRAAGPASFSRPARETLARLRLRSDREDRALELALKLVSERPGCGHFRLLEAEVHVALGAWDDAVAGFTAFLDCWRHADAHLPELRRARTFIAGRGRVLRLVRPAELLTAQEADAPAFRALEKVSC; from the coding sequence ATGCTGGCGCGACTTCTCCGAGCCGACGAGCCGTCCATCTACATCCAGGTCCCCTGGGAGGACGTCGCGGATGACGCCCTTCCGCCTCCTCCGCTGCGCGAGGGGCTGGGCACCGCGCACCTGGAGGTGCGCACCCGCGTGCCGCTGGCGCAGGCGTACTTCGACCAGGGGCTGCGGCTGCTGCACCTGGGCTGGGGCGCGGAGGCCCGCCGCGCCTTCGCCGAGGCGGCGCGGCAGGACCCGGAGCTGGCCATGGCGTGGTGGGGCCTGGCCCTGACGCGGGGCCCGGGCGCGCGCTTCGCCGGCCCTCGCGCGGAGGCCACCCGCCGCGCGCTGGCGCTGAGCGAGGGCTCGTCGGACCTGGAGCAGCGCTACGTCGTCGCCGCCAGCCTGCTCGCGGACAAGGGCCCCGCCAATGGCCGCCAGGCCTTCGTGCGGGACATGGAGTGCCTCGTGGACCGCTACCCCGAGGACGCCGAGGCGCGGCTGCTCCTGGCCGGCTTCCTGCTGGACGGCTACGAGACGGACGGCCGCCCCGGGCAGGGCCAGCCGTATGCGCAGGCCCTGCTGCGCGAGCTGCTGCGCACGCACCCAGACCACGCGGGCGTGCACCATGCGTGGGTGCAGGCGATGCTGCACAGCGCGCGGCCCGAGGCGGCCCTGGAGAGCGCGCGGCGGCTGGTGCAACTGGCGCCCGCCGCAAGCCCGGCGTTGCTCGCTGCGGGCCGGCTGTTGCAGCGGGTGGGGCGGGGCGACGAGGCGCGCCGCGCGCTGGAGGCCGCGGTGGTCTCGGATGACGCGTACCTCGCCCGGGAAGCGCTCCCCGCTCCGGCGGCCCCGAGCGCGGAGGCCGCCATGCGGCTGCTCGCCCAGGGCTGCCTGGAGGCGGGGCAGTACACCGAGGCCCAGTCCTGGGCCCGGCGCCTCCGCCACCGCGTGGAGGGGGCGGGGAGCGAGCCCCAGGCGCTCGTCTTCGCGGCGCTGTCCATGGTGTCCGCGCACCTGCGCTTCGGCTTCTGCCGCGCGGCGGCGGACGTGCCCCTGGAGCTGCAGGAGTCCGCCACCCTCGCGGACCGCGCCCTGCGCGACGGCGTGCGCCACTACACGCGCGGGGTGAGCGCGCTGGAGGCGGGGAAGCTGGTGGAGGCGGAGCGCGCGTGCGATGCGCTCGATGCGCTCCACCCGCCGCTGTCGGAGGAGCGCCGCTCGGAGGGACGCTTCCTGTGCCCGCGCGACGTGGCCCGGGTGGTGGAGGTGGCCGCGCACGAGCTGCGCGGCTCGCTGGAGGCCCGCCGCGGAGACACGGGCCGCGCCGAGGCCACGCTGACGCGGGCGCTGCGCCTGGAGCGCCGCCTGCGCGCCGCCGGCCCCGCGTCCTTCTCTCGCCCGGCCCGTGAGACGCTGGCCCGCCTGCGGCTGCGCTCGGACCGCGAGGACCGGGCCCTGGAGCTGGCGCTCAAGCTGGTGTCGGAGCGGCCCGGCTGCGGACACTTCCGCCTGCTCGAGGCCGAGGTCCACGTGGCGCTCGGCGCGTGGGACGATGCGGTGGCGGGCTTCACCGCCTTCCTCGACTGCTGGCGCCACGCGGACGCGCACCTGCCGGAGCTGCGGCGCGCGCGGACCTTCATCGCCGGCCGGGGCCGCGTCCTGAGACTGGTGCGCCCCGCGGAGCTGCTGACCGCCCAGGAGGCCGACGCTCCGGCCTTCCGGGCCCTGGAGAAGGTGTCTTGTTGA
- a CDS encoding sigma-70 family RNA polymerase sigma factor — translation MANSTKYAAEGLSHYLRNLGGHHQLTREQEYELARRARKGDESARQTLASSNLAFVVAVAKKFANRGSRLDDLIQEGNVGLMKAIEHFDPKKNVRFATYAVWWIRAYITRYLKDNRSQVRGGEAERGSMVDFSLDATIDEEGETTFLDRIEDGGPSPQQVYLSREQDTEIQEALAKVRKRIGDLGWDILTERLTQDKPLTLEELGQRWGVSRERVRQVELKTKNFLERYLSAFNENEEFPEELASADAA, via the coding sequence ATGGCCAATTCGACGAAGTACGCGGCCGAGGGCCTGTCGCACTACCTGCGCAACCTCGGTGGGCACCACCAGCTCACCCGTGAGCAGGAGTACGAGCTGGCTCGGCGCGCTCGCAAGGGCGACGAGTCCGCGAGGCAGACGCTCGCCAGCTCCAACCTGGCCTTCGTGGTCGCCGTGGCGAAGAAGTTCGCCAACCGCGGCTCACGCCTGGATGACCTCATCCAGGAGGGCAACGTCGGCCTCATGAAGGCGATTGAGCACTTCGACCCCAAGAAGAACGTGCGCTTCGCCACCTATGCGGTGTGGTGGATTCGCGCCTACATCACCCGCTACCTGAAGGACAACCGCAGCCAGGTCCGCGGCGGCGAGGCGGAGCGCGGCAGCATGGTGGACTTCTCCCTGGACGCCACCATCGACGAGGAGGGCGAGACGACCTTCCTGGACCGCATCGAGGACGGCGGGCCCTCTCCGCAGCAGGTCTACCTGTCGCGCGAGCAGGACACCGAAATCCAGGAGGCGCTGGCCAAGGTCCGCAAGCGCATCGGCGACCTCGGCTGGGACATCCTCACGGAGCGTCTCACCCAGGACAAGCCGCTCACCCTGGAGGAGCTGGGTCAGCGCTGGGGCGTGTCGCGCGAGCGCGTGCGCCAGGTGGAGCTCAAGACGAAGAACTTCCTCGAGCGCTACCTCTCCGCGTTCAACGAGAACGAGGAGTTTCCTGAAGAGCTGGCCTCGGCCGACGCAGCCTGA
- a CDS encoding FAD-binding oxidoreductase: MSPPGTPASFPRVEPERVERACEELVRALSPGQVRRDADTLAAYARDESDSGVYPPDAVVFPEDTAQVSTVFKVCGAHGVPFTPCGARSGKSGGSLPLCGGVAVSLERMTRIRSISVEDLTAVVEPGVVTGDLMKAVEAVGLFYPPDPNSWEFCTLGGNVAENAGGPRALKYGVTRDYVIGLEWVLPDGEVVRVGRRTIKGVAGYDLVGLFVGSEGTLGVATEITLQLIPLPRRVMTALVVFPSVLDAARGVSAVLAAGILPRCLELIDDVALRAVDGRGFSFPPGAGAAVIAEVDGNNEEGLLAELSQLGDICTQRGATQTLVAQDDSQREKLWAARRSISPALRALKPHKISEDIVVPRSRIPEIIERLKAMGAELGLTVATYGHAGDGNLHANILYEGPHQRPLVEEALRRMLVMTVELGGTITGEHGVGHAKREYLSLEQQPALIDLQRRLKSFFDPSGLLNPEKMFPAPRRS, encoded by the coding sequence ATGAGCCCGCCGGGCACCCCCGCGAGCTTCCCCCGCGTGGAGCCCGAGCGAGTGGAGCGCGCGTGCGAGGAGCTGGTGCGGGCACTCTCCCCGGGCCAGGTGCGCCGCGATGCGGACACGCTCGCCGCGTATGCGCGCGACGAGTCCGACAGCGGCGTGTACCCACCGGACGCCGTCGTCTTTCCGGAAGACACCGCGCAGGTGTCCACCGTCTTCAAGGTGTGCGGGGCGCATGGCGTGCCCTTCACGCCCTGCGGGGCGCGCAGCGGGAAGAGCGGGGGCTCGCTGCCGCTGTGCGGTGGCGTGGCGGTGAGCCTGGAGCGGATGACGCGCATCCGCTCCATCTCCGTGGAGGACCTCACCGCGGTGGTGGAGCCCGGCGTAGTGACTGGCGACTTGATGAAGGCGGTGGAGGCGGTGGGCCTCTTCTACCCGCCGGACCCGAACTCGTGGGAGTTCTGCACGCTGGGCGGCAACGTGGCGGAGAACGCCGGGGGCCCGCGTGCCCTCAAGTACGGCGTCACGCGCGACTACGTCATCGGCCTGGAGTGGGTGCTGCCGGACGGTGAAGTCGTCCGCGTGGGGCGCCGCACCATCAAGGGCGTGGCCGGCTATGACCTCGTGGGCCTCTTCGTCGGCTCGGAGGGCACGCTGGGCGTGGCCACGGAAATCACCCTCCAGCTCATCCCCCTGCCGCGCCGGGTGATGACCGCGCTGGTGGTGTTCCCCTCCGTGCTGGACGCGGCGCGCGGCGTGTCCGCGGTGCTCGCCGCCGGCATCCTCCCGCGCTGCCTGGAGCTCATCGACGACGTGGCCCTGCGCGCGGTGGACGGCCGTGGCTTCAGCTTCCCGCCGGGCGCCGGTGCCGCCGTCATCGCCGAGGTGGACGGCAACAACGAGGAGGGCCTGCTGGCCGAGCTGTCGCAGCTCGGTGACATCTGCACACAGCGAGGGGCCACCCAGACGCTGGTCGCTCAGGACGACTCACAACGTGAGAAACTCTGGGCCGCGCGTCGCTCCATTTCCCCAGCGCTCCGGGCCCTCAAGCCTCACAAGATTTCCGAGGACATCGTCGTGCCCCGTTCTCGGATTCCGGAAATCATCGAGCGCCTGAAGGCCATGGGCGCGGAGCTGGGCCTGACGGTGGCCACGTACGGCCACGCGGGAGACGGCAACCTCCACGCCAACATCCTCTATGAGGGGCCGCACCAACGGCCGCTGGTGGAGGAGGCGCTGCGCCGCATGCTGGTGATGACGGTGGAGCTGGGCGGCACGATCACAGGCGAGCATGGTGTAGGCCACGCGAAGCGGGAATATTTGTCGCTGGAGCAGCAGCCAGCGCTCATCGACCTGCAGCGGCGGCTCAAGTCCTTCTTCGACCCATCAGGCTTGCTCAATCCCGAGAAAATGTTCCCCGCGCCCAGGCGTTCTTAA